One region of Hoeflea sp. 108 genomic DNA includes:
- a CDS encoding ABC transporter permease subunit: MNTTWSRFNISAIVLGFAFLYLPIVLLVIFSFNESKLVTVWGGFSTKWYYSLFQNQGLMDAAWVTIRVGLISATVATVLGTLAALALTRYTRFRGRVLFSGMVFAPLVMPEVITGLSLLLLFVAVGLDRGFFTLTLAHITFSMCFVAVVVQSRLVTFDRSLEEAAMDLGAPPVKTFFQITLPVILPAIISGWMLAFTLSIDDLVISSFTSGPGATTLPMKIYSQVRLGVTPEINAACTILIAIVAVGVIVASLVNKRREVQRLRDERAAQRT; encoded by the coding sequence ATGAACACCACCTGGAGCCGCTTCAACATCAGCGCCATCGTGCTCGGCTTTGCCTTCCTCTATCTGCCGATCGTGCTTTTGGTCATCTTCTCCTTCAACGAATCCAAGCTCGTCACCGTCTGGGGCGGCTTCTCGACCAAATGGTATTATTCGCTGTTCCAGAACCAGGGTCTGATGGACGCTGCCTGGGTGACGATCCGCGTCGGCCTGATCTCGGCGACCGTCGCCACCGTACTCGGCACGCTCGCGGCTCTCGCGCTGACCCGCTACACGCGCTTCCGCGGCCGTGTGCTGTTTTCCGGAATGGTATTCGCACCACTGGTCATGCCCGAGGTCATTACCGGCCTGTCGCTGCTGCTCCTGTTTGTCGCCGTTGGTCTCGATCGCGGCTTTTTCACGCTGACGCTCGCCCACATCACCTTCTCCATGTGCTTCGTCGCCGTTGTGGTGCAGTCGCGGCTGGTCACCTTCGACCGCTCGCTCGAGGAGGCCGCGATGGACCTCGGCGCGCCGCCGGTGAAGACCTTCTTCCAGATTACGCTGCCGGTCATCCTGCCGGCCATCATCTCGGGCTGGATGCTGGCCTTCACGCTGTCCATCGACGATCTGGTGATCTCGAGCTTCACCTCGGGTCCAGGCGCGACGACGCTGCCGATGAAGATCTACAGCCAGGTGCGCCTCGGCGTTACACCCGAGATCAACGCCGCATGCACCATCCTGATCGCCATCGTCGCCGTGGGTGTGATCGTTGCCTCGCTGGTCAACAAGCGCCGCGAGGTCCAGCGTCTGCGCGACGAGCGGGCGGCGCAACGGACGTGA